One genomic segment of Devosia sp. includes these proteins:
- the pdeM gene encoding ligase-associated DNA damage response endonuclease PdeM, which yields MTNLAFAHPNPDVSVLRFAGHNFEPLPSGALFWRARETLLVADLHFEKMASFARRGQMLPPYDTGMTLTRLELDLRRTGARHLIALGDTFHRADAHSLLTHSDRMRLDAITDSVSCTWLSGNHDPAPTSLGGTCLPELELDGLALAHEPQRGKKGLICGHLHPAARLAMDGRSVRKPCFVHDNRLMILPAYGSSTGALNILSPAFAGLFNFSALEVVMLGRDRTYPVPARRLIGG from the coding sequence ATGACCAACCTCGCCTTTGCTCATCCAAATCCGGACGTTTCCGTGCTCCGTTTCGCCGGCCACAATTTCGAGCCTCTGCCCTCCGGCGCCCTTTTTTGGCGTGCCCGCGAGACCCTGCTCGTCGCCGACCTGCATTTCGAAAAGATGGCCAGTTTTGCCCGTCGCGGCCAGATGCTGCCGCCCTACGATACGGGCATGACGCTGACGCGTCTGGAATTGGATCTGCGGCGCACCGGCGCGCGTCACCTAATTGCCCTCGGTGACACGTTTCATCGTGCAGATGCGCACAGTCTGCTAACGCATTCGGACCGGATGCGCCTCGATGCTATCACCGACAGCGTCTCCTGCACCTGGCTTTCAGGCAATCACGACCCGGCGCCCACCAGTCTCGGTGGCACTTGCCTTCCGGAACTTGAACTGGACGGACTGGCGCTTGCCCACGAGCCGCAGCGCGGCAAAAAAGGCTTGATCTGCGGGCACTTGCACCCGGCGGCCCGCCTCGCCATGGACGGCCGCTCGGTCCGCAAACCCTGTTTCGTGCATGACAACCGGCTGATGATCCTGCCGGCCTATGGCAGCTCCACCGGCGCCCTCAACATCCTCTCCCCCGCCTTTGCCGGTCTCTTCAATTTTTCGGCTCTGGAGGTCGTCATGCTGGGCCGCGACCGCACCTATCCGGTCCCGGCGCGTCGGCTGATCGGCGGCTAA
- a CDS encoding nucleoside/nucleotide kinase family protein, with product MADTTRLTPQAALAHLVAHGLQMESDAKGRRIAIGLAGGPGTGKSTLAVELVAMLNAARPGSAAYVPMDGFHMKHAKIEAMGQTDYKGAPHTFEGAEFFNFLSRLKAAQGAVSGPGYSRKIEDTVDDAFTVDGDVRILVVEGNYLLQTDGPWAGIRPLLDYAVFIHVPRELVRARLMKRHGEEGLFSEDRNRAHIERNDLPNYDRVEASRDRADLVIEIETVV from the coding sequence ATGGCCGACACCACTCGGCTGACCCCGCAGGCGGCCCTGGCCCATCTCGTCGCCCATGGCCTGCAGATGGAGAGTGATGCCAAGGGCCGGCGTATCGCCATCGGCCTGGCGGGTGGGCCCGGCACCGGCAAATCGACGCTGGCCGTCGAACTCGTCGCCATGCTCAATGCGGCGCGGCCGGGCAGCGCCGCCTATGTGCCCATGGATGGCTTTCATATGAAGCACGCCAAGATCGAGGCCATGGGGCAGACCGACTACAAGGGCGCGCCTCACACCTTTGAGGGCGCGGAATTTTTCAATTTTCTCAGCCGGCTGAAAGCCGCGCAGGGCGCGGTGAGCGGACCCGGATACAGCCGCAAGATCGAGGACACGGTGGACGATGCTTTCACCGTTGATGGCGACGTGCGCATCCTGGTGGTGGAAGGCAATTACCTGCTGCAGACCGATGGCCCCTGGGCGGGGATCAGGCCGCTCCTGGACTATGCGGTCTTCATCCACGTGCCGCGCGAACTGGTGCGCGCCCGGCTGATGAAGCGGCATGGCGAGGAAGGCCTGTTTTCCGAGGACCGCAATCGCGCCCATATCGAGCGCAATGACCTGCCCAATTACGACCGCGTGGAAGCCTCAAGGGACCGGGCGGACCTGGTGATCGAGATCGAGACGGTGGTTTGA
- a CDS encoding DUF6460 domain-containing protein → MTEDYRPEPRSGLARFMGGSPVSVVIKLVLISLFVGFVMSVFGFNAADLVRGAVDMVREALRDGAGVFRQLLNYVLAGAAIVVPVWLLLRLTRGR, encoded by the coding sequence ATGACAGAAGACTATCGCCCTGAGCCGCGTTCGGGATTGGCCCGCTTCATGGGCGGCAGCCCGGTTTCGGTGGTGATCAAGCTGGTGCTGATCTCGCTTTTCGTGGGTTTCGTGATGTCGGTCTTCGGTTTCAACGCTGCCGATCTGGTGCGCGGAGCCGTGGACATGGTGCGCGAGGCGTTGCGCGATGGCGCCGGGGTTTTCCGGCAACTGCTGAACTATGTGCTGGCGGGCGCGGCCATCGTCGTGCCGGTCTGGCTGCTGCTGCGGCTGACGCGAGGACGCTGA
- a CDS encoding TIGR02186 family protein produces the protein MRRLWLSLLVMIALATPALGERLISTLSNENVDITSSFDGERMTFYGTVAPDVGSGQRFVDGPFHVIIAIVGPAQDRVAREKANVFGVWLNTDEMRFRHFPSYFHVLASDRLTNITDLSTLATNYILPEAHATAPNEAGWAKTLKFGRELVRLMTQQRLFGVQENAVNFLSDNFYSAQLTLPSHAPPGPYLALTYVFKNGEIIARKSEGFAVRKIGFERFLAQSAVQSPFFYGLACVVLALFTGWLGGLIFKR, from the coding sequence ATGAGGCGGCTCTGGCTATCGCTTCTGGTCATGATCGCGCTGGCGACCCCGGCGCTGGGCGAGCGGCTGATCTCGACGCTTTCCAATGAAAATGTCGACATCACCTCGAGCTTTGATGGCGAGCGGATGACCTTTTACGGGACCGTGGCGCCCGACGTCGGATCAGGACAGCGCTTCGTTGATGGGCCATTCCATGTGATCATCGCCATTGTCGGTCCGGCGCAGGACCGGGTTGCCCGTGAAAAGGCCAATGTCTTCGGTGTCTGGCTCAATACCGATGAAATGCGTTTCCGGCATTTTCCCAGCTATTTCCACGTCCTGGCCAGCGACCGGCTGACCAATATCACCGACCTGTCGACGCTGGCGACCAACTATATCCTGCCTGAGGCCCATGCCACCGCGCCCAATGAGGCCGGTTGGGCCAAGACGTTGAAATTCGGTCGTGAACTGGTGCGGCTGATGACCCAGCAGCGCCTGTTCGGCGTGCAGGAGAATGCGGTTAACTTCTTGTCGGACAACTTTTATTCGGCCCAGTTGACCCTGCCCAGCCATGCGCCGCCTGGTCCCTATCTGGCCCTGACCTATGTGTTCAAGAACGGCGAGATCATTGCCCGGAAGTCGGAAGGATTTGCGGTGCGCAAGATCGGATTCGAGCGGTTTCTGGCGCAATCGGCGGTGCAGAGCCCATTCTTCTATGGCCTGGCCTGCGTTGTCCTGGCGCTATTCACCGGCTGGCTGGGTGGCCTGATCTTCAAGCGATAA
- a CDS encoding sulfite exporter TauE/SafE family protein, whose protein sequence is MQIYLPIAELSVNLFFLVGIGGAVGFLSGLFGVGGGFLLTPLLIFSGVPTAVAVASVTGQVVAASTSGALSHYRRGGIDLHLAMYLVLSGILGAFGGVAAFALLRDAGQLDLVISLGFLVLLGSVGILMLQESIRALLKRRQGVVVRERLPHQHSWIHGLPMRVRFKKSRLYISVLPVLVIGLFIGFVGSLLGIGGGFIMVPALVYLLRVPGNVVIGTSLAQVVAMMAATTILHAVQSQSVDILLAFCLMVGGVAGAQFGAAAGRNLRGEQLRGLLALLILAVAIRFGLSLVLTPADPFTMAVMGPVR, encoded by the coding sequence GTGCAGATCTATCTGCCCATTGCCGAGCTTTCCGTAAACCTCTTCTTCCTCGTGGGAATTGGCGGGGCAGTGGGCTTTTTGTCCGGGCTGTTCGGAGTTGGTGGCGGGTTCCTGCTTACTCCTCTCCTGATCTTTTCCGGCGTGCCAACCGCCGTTGCCGTAGCCTCGGTGACGGGTCAGGTGGTGGCTGCCTCGACATCGGGGGCGCTCAGTCACTACCGGCGCGGCGGTATCGACCTGCATCTGGCCATGTATCTGGTGCTATCCGGCATTCTCGGGGCTTTTGGAGGCGTGGCTGCCTTTGCCCTCCTGCGCGATGCCGGCCAGCTCGACCTCGTCATTTCGCTCGGCTTCCTCGTGCTGCTCGGCTCGGTCGGAATTTTGATGCTGCAGGAATCCATCCGGGCGCTGCTCAAGCGCCGGCAGGGCGTGGTCGTGCGTGAACGCCTGCCGCACCAGCACAGCTGGATTCACGGGCTTCCTATGCGCGTGCGCTTCAAGAAAAGCCGGCTCTATATCAGCGTCCTGCCGGTCCTGGTCATCGGTCTGTTCATCGGCTTCGTCGGCTCGCTGCTGGGTATCGGTGGCGGTTTCATCATGGTGCCGGCTCTAGTCTATCTGCTGCGCGTGCCCGGCAATGTGGTGATCGGAACGTCCTTGGCCCAGGTCGTCGCCATGATGGCCGCGACCACTATTCTTCATGCCGTGCAAAGCCAGAGCGTCGATATCCTGCTCGCCTTCTGTCTCATGGTCGGCGGGGTGGCGGGCGCCCAGTTTGGTGCTGCTGCCGGTCGCAACCTCCGGGGCGAGCAATTGCGCGGGCTTCTGGCCCTGCTGATCCTCGCCGTAGCCATCCGCTTCGGCCTGTCGCTGGTGCTCACCCCAGCCGATCCGTTCACCATGGCCGTGATGGGGCCGGTGCGATGA
- a CDS encoding peptidoglycan-binding protein, whose amino-acid sequence MARAYNETDYSDRRGQAGAGEWQALRGELVALLDKVESRYSPADQATGSIQRRVQHLREQVEVPEPANRRREALRSVKRAVDRFSERDMAYPEEAQDDLVAAISEIRSRQGAMPSRRASDMPELRELGALVGGMSQRLETLEGELKGQRNGVGQIREVAGQVEQLTQVVEMLAGAVGETGQVKRLESQMAALAVMIEDAPKVDLGAVNARLDDVSATVAKLADLQAQQMEREIARDKRSQSEAKNGGVERLAPAMEAIESSVRNVYDRIDAIERNVTLSAGDFERVTTEMADITKAMKSLATNPDGLIERLNALAGQLESIDSVDNNVAGLRNDVADLREAVVKSMEPRFLRIESQIEALSDKVAPADTGAVQDQLRALMQRMDDAGAQLDELSRLYSGGEDRPDLESLASMVAERTSEAMAKKAPAPVAMFGPDSLKSIEDRIGGLIKSAGKTPDYDKLADLVASRASEAFAKAPAGASAMDGEGMSALEQRMTALFNTAGKETAERLARLEATLAERDRPAMAEAKPASPEAEMAQPPARNQAVPSADSAAEVAKALDNTYRAESDTRLDSILASLGAKRSDSMPANPADDAPLVDKGVAKDMPASSPLSARTASARPAKPEMPARAEAPASAAPAFDPTKVDRPPRPVSSFAADGADPFAQPPAPRPSSEPQPAQSSTNTFVAAARRAQRAKQEPVAKEESNSLFGRAVARVRSRRRDGTEQAAPTEAPVAPVAAALVAPIPAIAEPSSVAPEARQEKPAKRAKAEKPTRRQAAPKAPAEESFLTRHRRPLLLAATLVAVSMLALNLVLQRSAQQVAAPTASASAPATQTSNPPPSDDQSSVVPPRVIDLVDTVATGTINPGEPMSFTKSALATPMPSKLQPVTAAAAEGADTPDTADAINTGAIEVQSLPLPPEALGPEAFRQAAADGDARAQFELAAIYTEGQVVPQDYAEAAVWYERAAAQGFAPAQYRLGNLFEMGTGVEQDLDQARLWYQRAAEAGNRMAMHNLAALYAGGQMGDQQFEMAAEWFERAAARGMTDSQFNLGMLYARGLGVDQDFEQSYKWFSLAARSGDADAGRARDDIAKSLTADAVGRLNGQVEAWTAEPIDLAANFAPIGTWTEDFVPGETIATKDVVLKVQQALTRLGFDVGTPDGVAGPKTAQAVRAFERGVGMSEIGQINPRFLAVLGSQPV is encoded by the coding sequence ATGGCCCGCGCCTATAACGAAACGGACTATTCCGACCGCAGGGGCCAGGCAGGCGCCGGCGAGTGGCAGGCCTTGCGCGGTGAGCTGGTCGCACTCCTCGACAAGGTCGAGAGCCGTTATTCGCCCGCGGATCAGGCCACTGGCAGCATCCAGCGCCGCGTTCAGCACTTGCGTGAACAGGTCGAAGTCCCCGAGCCCGCCAATCGGCGCCGCGAGGCCCTGCGCTCAGTCAAGCGCGCTGTCGATCGCTTCAGCGAGCGCGACATGGCCTATCCCGAAGAGGCCCAGGATGACCTCGTGGCCGCCATTTCCGAGATTCGCAGCCGCCAGGGTGCGATGCCGTCGCGGCGCGCCAGCGATATGCCGGAATTGCGCGAACTCGGTGCACTGGTCGGTGGCATGAGCCAGCGCCTCGAAACCCTGGAAGGTGAACTCAAGGGCCAGCGCAACGGCGTCGGACAGATCCGCGAAGTCGCCGGGCAGGTCGAGCAGCTGACCCAGGTTGTCGAAATGCTGGCTGGTGCCGTTGGCGAAACCGGCCAGGTAAAACGCCTCGAATCCCAGATGGCCGCACTGGCCGTGATGATCGAGGATGCACCAAAGGTCGATCTCGGCGCCGTAAACGCCCGGCTCGACGACGTCTCGGCCACGGTCGCAAAACTGGCCGACCTGCAGGCCCAGCAGATGGAGCGCGAGATCGCGCGCGACAAGCGCAGCCAGTCGGAAGCCAAAAATGGCGGGGTTGAGCGCCTGGCACCCGCCATGGAGGCGATCGAATCCAGCGTTCGCAACGTCTATGACCGCATCGACGCCATCGAACGCAATGTGACCCTGTCGGCCGGTGACTTCGAGCGCGTGACCACCGAAATGGCCGATATCACCAAGGCCATGAAATCCCTGGCGACCAATCCGGATGGACTCATCGAACGGCTGAACGCACTGGCTGGGCAGTTGGAGTCGATCGACAGCGTCGACAACAATGTCGCCGGGCTCCGGAACGATGTGGCCGATCTGCGTGAGGCCGTCGTCAAGAGCATGGAGCCGCGGTTCCTGCGCATCGAAAGCCAGATCGAAGCGCTTAGCGACAAGGTCGCACCAGCCGATACCGGTGCCGTGCAGGACCAGCTGCGCGCCCTCATGCAGCGCATGGACGATGCCGGTGCCCAGCTTGATGAACTCTCGCGCCTCTATTCAGGCGGCGAGGATCGTCCTGATCTCGAATCGCTGGCATCGATGGTGGCCGAGCGCACCAGTGAAGCCATGGCCAAGAAGGCCCCGGCACCGGTCGCCATGTTTGGGCCCGACAGTCTCAAGAGCATCGAGGATCGGATTGGCGGCCTGATCAAGTCGGCCGGCAAGACGCCCGATTATGACAAGCTGGCCGATCTGGTCGCCAGCCGCGCCTCCGAGGCATTCGCCAAGGCCCCGGCCGGCGCATCCGCAATGGATGGTGAGGGCATGTCCGCGCTCGAGCAGCGCATGACGGCCCTGTTCAACACCGCAGGCAAGGAAACGGCCGAGCGGCTGGCCCGCCTTGAAGCCACCCTGGCCGAACGCGACCGGCCCGCCATGGCCGAGGCTAAGCCCGCATCCCCCGAGGCGGAAATGGCGCAGCCCCCGGCCCGTAACCAGGCGGTCCCATCAGCCGACAGCGCGGCCGAGGTGGCAAAGGCCCTTGACAATACGTATCGGGCGGAAAGCGACACGCGCCTCGATTCAATCCTTGCCAGTCTTGGCGCCAAGCGCAGCGACTCCATGCCCGCCAATCCGGCAGACGATGCGCCGCTGGTCGACAAGGGCGTTGCCAAAGACATGCCGGCAAGTTCGCCCCTCTCGGCGCGGACAGCCAGCGCCCGTCCCGCAAAGCCGGAAATGCCAGCAAGGGCTGAAGCGCCCGCATCCGCCGCGCCGGCCTTCGATCCGACCAAGGTAGATCGTCCGCCGCGCCCGGTGTCGAGCTTCGCCGCCGATGGCGCCGATCCGTTCGCCCAACCGCCTGCGCCGCGGCCCAGTTCGGAGCCGCAGCCCGCGCAGTCGAGCACCAATACCTTTGTCGCCGCTGCCCGGCGGGCACAGCGCGCCAAGCAGGAGCCTGTGGCCAAGGAAGAAAGCAATTCACTCTTTGGCCGGGCCGTGGCCCGCGTGCGGTCCCGGCGCCGGGACGGTACTGAGCAGGCCGCTCCGACAGAAGCGCCGGTCGCGCCCGTTGCTGCGGCGCTGGTCGCGCCGATCCCCGCCATTGCCGAGCCATCCAGTGTTGCGCCGGAAGCGCGGCAGGAAAAACCGGCCAAGCGCGCCAAGGCCGAAAAGCCCACCCGGCGCCAGGCAGCACCCAAGGCCCCTGCCGAGGAAAGTTTCCTCACGCGCCACCGGCGACCGCTCCTCCTGGCGGCGACGCTGGTCGCGGTATCGATGCTGGCACTCAACCTGGTCCTGCAGCGTTCGGCCCAGCAGGTCGCGGCGCCAACAGCCAGCGCCTCGGCCCCGGCAACACAAACCAGCAATCCGCCGCCTTCTGACGATCAGTCCTCGGTTGTTCCGCCGCGCGTCATCGATCTGGTCGACACGGTCGCCACCGGTACCATCAATCCCGGCGAGCCGATGAGCTTCACCAAGTCCGCGCTGGCCACGCCGATGCCCTCAAAGCTGCAGCCGGTCACGGCCGCCGCGGCCGAGGGTGCAGACACGCCCGACACCGCCGACGCGATCAATACCGGGGCCATCGAGGTCCAGTCACTGCCACTGCCGCCCGAAGCCCTTGGCCCCGAAGCTTTCCGGCAGGCGGCCGCTGATGGTGACGCGCGGGCCCAGTTTGAGCTTGCCGCCATCTATACCGAAGGCCAGGTGGTGCCGCAGGACTATGCGGAAGCCGCGGTCTGGTACGAACGGGCCGCAGCCCAGGGCTTTGCACCGGCACAATATCGGCTCGGCAACCTCTTCGAGATGGGAACCGGGGTCGAGCAGGATCTCGACCAGGCGCGCCTGTGGTATCAGCGCGCTGCCGAAGCGGGCAATCGCATGGCCATGCATAACCTGGCGGCCCTTTATGCCGGTGGACAGATGGGCGACCAGCAGTTCGAAATGGCGGCGGAATGGTTCGAGCGGGCCGCAGCGCGCGGCATGACCGACAGCCAGTTCAATCTCGGCATGCTCTATGCCCGCGGCCTGGGCGTCGATCAGGATTTCGAGCAATCCTACAAATGGTTCTCGTTGGCGGCCCGGAGCGGTGACGCTGATGCCGGGCGCGCCCGCGACGACATCGCAAAGTCCCTCACGGCCGATGCGGTCGGCCGGCTCAATGGTCAGGTCGAGGCCTGGACGGCCGAACCGATCGACCTTGCCGCCAACTTTGCGCCCATCGGCACCTGGACCGAAGATTTCGTGCCCGGAGAAACGATCGCCACCAAGGACGTGGTGCTCAAGGTGCAGCAGGCCCTGACGCGCCTCGGCTTCGATGTGGGCACGCCCGATGGCGTTGCCGGGCCCAAGACCGCCCAGGCCGTTCGCGCCTTCGAGCGCGGCGTCGGCATGAGCGAAATTGGCCAGATCAATCCGCGGTTCCTTGCAGTACTGGGCAGCCAGCCCGTCTAG
- a CDS encoding ligase-associated DNA damage response DEXH box helicase, translating to MTTLPPIIEAWFTTRGWSPRQHQLDVLSSYQSGASQLLIAPTGAGKTLAGFLPTLADLVEGGFEGLHTLYISPLKALAVDVQRNLSAPIAEMGLPIRVEARTGDTSAAKRARQRIRPPQVMLTTPEQLALLISHPHAELMFGSLKRVVLDELHALVTSKRGDLLSLGLARLAHLAPELHITALSATVARPDLLRDWIAQPLPHRRTDLLRMAGGAAPELTILETEARLPWAGHSASYAHHDLYETIKRHRTSLLFVNTRSQAEMLFQGLWDINEDMLPIALHHGSLSVEQRRKVEAAMAGGRLKAVVCTSTLDLGIDWGDVDLVVQVGAPKGSSRMLQRIGRANHRLDDPSRAVLVPSNRFEVLECEAAVEAVAEGHQDSEDPHPGGYDVLAQHVLGMACAAPFSADDLFAEVSHAWPYRDLSRSQFDRVLDFVATGGYALRAYERYARLRLTPDGLWRLANPQVAQQYRLNIGTIIEEPMVRVRLVRGRGQKQGRTTGPIGAGGRVLGEMEEYFFGTLTLGDTFIFGGEIVAFEGMKDNEAFVSRAFSKDPKIPSYMGGKFPLSTYLAERVRRIMDTPESWHKLPGQVSDWLRLQRDVSVLPRRDSLLVETFPRGTNNFLVCYPFEGRLAHQTLGMLLTRRLERMRARPLGFVASEYSLGIWGLSDLSALIRTGRLSLDELFSEDMLGDDLEAWLDESALMKRTFRNCAIIAGLIERRHPGKEKTGRQITMSSDLIYDVLYQHEPDHILIQATRHDAARGLLDIERLGQMLARIRHHIVHKPLPQISPLAVPVMLDIGKEPIFGEARESAMADAAEELLREALGNR from the coding sequence ATGACCACCCTCCCCCCCATTATCGAGGCCTGGTTCACCACGCGCGGTTGGTCCCCGCGCCAGCACCAGCTCGATGTCCTCTCATCCTATCAATCCGGCGCCAGCCAGTTGCTCATTGCCCCGACCGGCGCGGGCAAGACGCTGGCCGGGTTCCTGCCGACCCTGGCGGATCTGGTCGAGGGCGGCTTCGAGGGTCTGCACACGCTCTATATCTCGCCGCTCAAGGCCCTGGCGGTGGATGTGCAGCGCAACCTCTCTGCGCCGATTGCCGAAATGGGCCTGCCGATCCGCGTCGAGGCCCGGACGGGCGACACCTCCGCCGCCAAGCGGGCGCGCCAGAGGATACGACCGCCGCAGGTCATGCTGACGACGCCCGAGCAATTGGCGCTCCTGATCTCCCATCCTCATGCCGAGCTGATGTTCGGCAGCCTCAAGCGCGTCGTGCTCGACGAGCTTCATGCCCTCGTCACCTCCAAGCGCGGGGACCTCTTGTCCCTGGGCCTCGCCCGGCTGGCGCATCTTGCGCCCGAGCTGCACATCACCGCCCTCTCGGCCACGGTGGCGCGGCCGGACCTGTTGCGGGACTGGATTGCACAGCCCCTGCCCCACCGCCGCACCGACCTGTTGCGCATGGCCGGAGGCGCGGCGCCCGAACTCACCATTCTGGAAACCGAGGCGCGCCTGCCCTGGGCCGGACACTCCGCCAGCTACGCGCATCACGATCTCTACGAGACCATCAAGCGCCATCGCACCAGCCTGTTGTTCGTCAATACCCGCTCCCAGGCGGAGATGCTGTTCCAGGGGCTCTGGGATATCAACGAGGACATGCTGCCCATTGCCCTGCATCACGGTTCGCTATCGGTCGAGCAGCGCCGCAAAGTCGAGGCGGCCATGGCCGGCGGCAGGCTCAAGGCCGTGGTCTGCACCTCCACCCTCGATCTCGGCATCGACTGGGGCGATGTGGATCTGGTGGTGCAGGTAGGCGCGCCCAAGGGCTCCTCGCGCATGCTCCAGCGCATCGGTCGCGCCAATCACCGGCTCGACGATCCGTCACGCGCCGTCCTCGTGCCCTCCAATCGCTTCGAAGTGCTCGAATGCGAGGCCGCAGTCGAGGCCGTGGCCGAAGGCCATCAGGACAGCGAAGACCCCCATCCGGGCGGCTATGACGTCCTCGCCCAGCATGTCCTGGGCATGGCCTGCGCCGCCCCGTTCAGCGCCGATGACCTGTTCGCCGAGGTCAGTCACGCCTGGCCCTATCGTGACCTCTCCCGCAGCCAGTTCGACCGCGTGCTCGATTTCGTCGCCACCGGCGGCTATGCCCTGCGGGCCTATGAACGTTATGCGCGTCTGCGCCTCACCCCCGACGGACTCTGGCGGCTGGCCAATCCGCAGGTGGCCCAGCAATACCGGCTCAATATCGGCACCATCATCGAAGAGCCCATGGTGCGGGTGCGGCTGGTGCGCGGACGCGGCCAGAAGCAGGGCCGGACCACCGGCCCGATCGGCGCCGGCGGGCGTGTCCTGGGGGAAATGGAAGAATATTTCTTCGGCACCCTGACCTTGGGCGACACCTTCATTTTCGGCGGCGAGATTGTCGCCTTCGAAGGCATGAAGGACAATGAGGCCTTTGTCTCGCGCGCCTTCTCGAAGGACCCGAAAATTCCCTCCTATATGGGCGGCAAGTTTCCGCTCTCGACCTATCTCGCCGAGCGCGTCCGGCGCATCATGGACACGCCCGAGAGCTGGCACAAGCTGCCCGGTCAGGTCAGCGACTGGCTGCGCCTGCAGCGCGACGTCTCGGTGCTGCCGCGCCGCGACAGCCTGCTCGTGGAAACCTTTCCCCGCGGCACCAACAATTTCCTCGTCTGCTACCCGTTCGAGGGCCGGCTGGCGCATCAGACACTGGGCATGTTGCTCACCCGCAGGCTTGAGCGTATGCGCGCCCGGCCCCTCGGTTTCGTCGCCAGCGAATATTCGCTGGGCATCTGGGGGTTGAGCGATCTTTCCGCCCTCATCCGAACCGGCCGGCTATCGCTCGACGAATTGTTCTCCGAGGACATGCTGGGCGACGATCTCGAGGCCTGGCTCGATGAATCGGCGCTGATGAAGCGCACCTTCCGCAATTGCGCGATCATTGCCGGGCTCATCGAACGCCGCCATCCCGGCAAGGAAAAGACCGGCCGCCAGATCACCATGAGTTCTGATCTCATCTATGACGTGCTCTACCAGCACGAGCCGGACCACATCCTGATTCAGGCCACCCGGCACGACGCGGCGCGCGGCCTGCTCGACATCGAGCGCCTGGGCCAGATGCTGGCCCGCATCCGCCACCACATCGTCCACAAGCCCCTGCCGCAGATTTCCCCGCTCGCCGTCCCGGTCATGCTCGATATCGGCAAGGAACCCATTTTCGGGGAAGCGCGGGAATCAGCTATGGCTGATGCAGCCGAGGAACTGTTGCGCGAAGCTCTTGGCAATCGCTGA